aaaaatcagcgaAGTTAAACGCGAAATGCAAAGCTAATACAGGGGCAGAAGCCTGGggcaaacaaaagaagaaagtgTCGATGGGTTTAAGAGATGGAGCATTTGCTGTGACTGCCTGGTGGTTCCATCGCAGAAGTGTATATGGAGTGAAAGGTCGAGAGTTAGTCATCCTGCAATGGAGTGGTGGGGTGTGCTGTGATTCTGTAGAAAAGTAACAGAAGCAGAGGAATGGATTCGCACAACAATTTTCTTTCCAGGGATTCCATCGTATTGTAAGAACAACACTGATTTGGTGTTCATGCCATAAGAGTTCAGAAAGTCTGCGAGGAAACCGAAGGCATGTACTACCTGGTTTCCTAAGCTTTTCATCAGAATTATAGCTTGAAAAAATCCAAGCTTTGGCAAAACTGTTTTGTGAGGGTTGGGCAAAAGCATTGCAGGCATCCTCCTATCTAGGTTCAAATTATAGGCCTTTGAGGAGACATGATGTATAAGAATGGCAAGAACAGAAGTAGGCTTATATGGGGAGTTCAAAAAATGATTGTCAGTGATGTTTTTCATCTACATATCTTTGCAATTCTAAAAGTTCAGTCAAAGTGTGTGAAACAGGAACTCATCTTTGCCAAATTCACAGGAGTGTTATGCAGTAATAGAAAACCAAATAACAGTAGCAGATCGAGTAAAGGCCAAgggaaacaaaaacattatggaATGGCAGCAACACCATCAACCATAACTTGTTTAGTTTCATACATTTGTATTCATAGCCATAGAATAAAATCTTTGCGGGCAGCATAGTCAAACAGAAAGCGGAAGAACTGGAAATGGAAAGTGACAGAAACAGCACTGCAGGCATAATACGGCATGTCTAAACTTTTAGACATAGAGGAACCAACTCAAGGCAAACAacgtaagaaaagaaaaggcagcaGCTTGAAGACATCTCTTTAAAAATCACAGTAATGCAACCCAAGCAAGACTAAAATGGTAAATGCTGATATAAACGAAGTTGTCAATGATTAGCATGTGTGTAACGTACATGAGTGAAATGGACCAAGTCGACAAAGTTATTTTCCCCTTTGACCAAGCTGTCAGGCACCTCCTTATAAGATCTGCTGCAAAAAAAAGGGCAAGTATGAGTTACTGAAGCGTGGACTTAATATTTCCTAGTGAGAATATATATGTGGAGCAAAATAAATCAGCTAACATGGAAGagaaacattttttaaagagaaaggaaaaggagaaaccGGCCTGAGGTTCTATCAAACTTAGGTTTTGGCTTTACATGCAGGTTGTGTTTTAAATTCGTTAAGGATTGTTTGACTTCGTCCAGAGTTAGACTCTGAAATCACATTATATtcctttattttccttgtttttgtttCGGTTTTTCAATTTGAGTCTTTGTTTTCGTTGTGATTTTCTTTGCATCTAGCACTATGATTTGCGATAATTAGGgttataaaaacaacaaacactTATTGTCcagaaaatttttattgttgcatcaggatatatatatatcaatttaggTAAAAATGGTTCATTCAGTTCGGTTTAAATAAGTTTAGGTAGTATGAGTTTTTCCTACTTGTTTCTAGCTTCGGTCAGattatttctataatttaaaggttatttttgtattaattttagtttttcatgttGTTAATTAACTCTATTGTGTCTTTGTCTTGTCATAAAGTACCTTACGAATTGCCATGAATCCTTGAGTGAAATATAAGAAAAGTGTAAACATGAAgagaatgaatgaaaaataaatatttcttctcAACTTATCAATTTCTCATATTTGAAGATGTCTGAGTTGAGCAATAACATGACAATatagaaaatgagaaattacaTATTCTAATTCAATAATAGTTATGATTTGATAGTAGTATAATCCAACAAATtctaattcaataaaatttataatttgatagtAGTATAAtccaacaaatttaaatttacaagTTGTGATATTTCTATTTCATAATTATTGTTGATAAAATATAAGTTTCAATACTCAAAATCAAGTTggtgatgaaaaaaaatcctcacacAAAAGCATTATGCACACAATGGAAACAAAAATCAAGttatgaatttttgttattctaatttatatgttgatgagAAATGTAGTTATCGGAatctgaaattaatttttaaaattatttataatatccaAGAACCTTATTATTTTTACCCACTATCTAGCTAGATCTACTATTTGCAAAACTTTAGAAAAGGATGAATAGATgttaaaattgaacaaaaacaaaaggttaaaTCTATTCCCACACCACCACATGGATGATAAGAAATCAAGTTGAAATTCTACCAAATCACAATCTTACATTAATTAGCTCTTAAACACaaacatgtcaaaataatttgagtttTCCCTTAGTTAACAACCTTAATCGCaacatatttaatattacatGTAATTTTTGGTCCAAAAAGATCAAGAATTCAAGGTTAGGtaacttcaaaagaaaagaggggGTGCATCATAATTATCAAACCCGACTCAggggttgacccggtcaagaAGTCGagttttgggttgacccgggtcaacccgaatCAACccagaaaatttttaaaaaaactatttgaagttttaatatttaatatgaaaaaaaaagtaagaaacaatccatataaatatatactatagatgttataaataataaagtttaaaagattatttcaaaatgtttttttatctcacattgaaatgATACTAtgttaatatgttatttttttaagttgaagtatataaaccaaaaagttttttatcccacattaaaaaaacataatttttttcttgtaaatatagagtatatatactaaaaggcttcaaatctcacattgaaaaaataaaatattcttctagcatttatatagtgaactttgaaaagggttaataaccaactaaaaatattaaaaaagaagggtttccggctaaaaaaaaaaacatttgaaaaaaaaaactggatttCAACCAGGTTTTGTCATGAGGTCGCTTGGGTCATGAGTTAACCTGGTTTTGCCcaagtttttctttattatggTCTTTTATCTTATTCAAACCGGTCCAGCCATCAGGTTAACCTATCGGATTGATCCGAGTTTAATAACCATGAGGTGCATTGACTTTGAGAAACTAGAGACGTaaagaagagataaaagaaaaggatggaggGGGAGGTCGCGACTTGCATGAGAGAAGAGGAAAGACTGGAGGGGAAAGATTACGAGAAAGGAGACAATATGGTTTAGGGTGGCTGACTAGTTGCAGGAGGTGAGAAGGAATTagggttttaaaataaaaactttttatatttggtttgccagtctaatttaaaaattagtagCTCAAAGCTAGTTGGGGAGATAGGTTTATGCATGCCAACTAGCTTTATGCTTCATGTTATACATGTGCAAtcatttattgtatttttattttattttattgtatacaatcatttattgtatatttattaaatatacaaCGCATTGTCAAATTTATGGTAGAAGTACTCAATGGAAGTACACGAATATTTTcagtgtttgaaaatatagtataatctactttttaaaatagtttttatttagaaatatattagaataatatacttttttattttaaaaaaattatttttaatatcaacaacatcaaaataattaaaaaaatataaaaaaattagtattaaacaaaatatttttttaaaattttgtctAGTCCCTGTTTGAAATGCAATACCAACAGGGGCTTCATTGGAAAGATTTTAAAACATGCACataaaatagaaacaataaagaaaagacaGGTACTTATTTTGCATTAGGAGGTGAATATAATTCCTAGTTTTTGTTTCAATCATTTCTTGGTTTGCTTTCAGTGTGTTTGAATTTAAAGCAAGtccttaaaaaatctatttatttatatatttttgtaacatGCTGATTTGAtagtaaattattattcaatcaCTGAATTTTTAGTGAAGTTAattcttttgattaaaaaaaactaatattgaacataggggtgagaaaaaaaatcaaaaaaccagaaaaaaataaccgaaaaaaccgaaccatgaaaaaaaccgattaaaaatttaaaattttgaaaaaactgaccgattcggttcggtttcggttttataagcctgaaaccgaaaaaaccgaaccgaaccgaatccaAACCGagcaaaaccgaaaaaaccgagcagAACCGAATCCAAACcaagcaaaaccaaaaaaactgatttttgtccaaaaaaactgaaccgaaaccggttggtttgaactggtttcagttcggtttcggtttttttttttaaaaaaaaatttaatttgattacttttttaaataaaaaccgaATTAAGCTGAAAATAATCAGCTCTAATTGAATCCctataattttcatatttgtttgccACTTAATTATTATGTTGCTTTTTCACAATCTTAAAACGTTATtcatttcaaatcaaaatttataatctCACTTACTCCAAACAAAATGGATTTAAAAGgataattcatgtattttttttaaaaaattaactatcaTCAACTTTTATAAAGGAAGTaacttttgattattaaaaccaaaagtacacaaaataaaaaataaaataaaatatagagattAAATTATAATCTATTCCTACTTTAAATATGGATTAACCTATCTAAAAGACTAAAAATCCATGAAAAAGAAAcgaagttaattataatttgtacTTTATtagaatcaaataattaatttctcatGTAAATAATCTCTTAATTGGTCTTGACCATCatgaattattagttttttctttcaaaaatatttttttttcacaaccaAATTTCCTCATCTTACCCATGTGAGATAAAAGtctagttttcttaattttatttttagaaatattaaattaaaaaatttaagaaaaaaagtaaattataaataaatttagtttgaaagGAATTAAACACAGTTTTTGCGTCAATCAATCATCGTCCTCCAACGAACAGAACCATAACTCCACTCATGTTTCACGACTGATGTCTCCCTCCTTGTCCCAACAATAGAAAAATTCCACACAAGACGCCAACCAAAGTATAAACATTTTATGCAAGAAACACACCTCGGTATTAGGCTCAGCAGTCATACCAAACACTATTAAATTGGAGCTTGAATTTCACTGTTTTAACACTGACTCCATGCGCCTGTGATAGCAGCAGCTAGAGCAAACACAAGCATCCATGGCTTCTTCTCATCTTCTTTGCAATACTTTTCATTTCCAATCATCTTGCAATCTATCAAGTAAAAGCAATATCTCTTCGTTTAAGCCCCGTgggcctttttctttttgtcaacAACTTCAATTTCCAAAGACCCCAGTTGTTAAAGCCACAGGAAAGAAAGTAGAGGTGTGTGCTTTAGGCTTAAAATTCTTTGttgtttgtgttttgggttcaaagttttgaactcttttttgggttttttgaggttgttttatttgtttttgttcattttaccGTAGTTTGTTGTTTATGCTTTGAGTTCAAGTTTTGaactttttgggttttttattttgattttcttggttGGTGGGGGCAATTTAGCTAGTGTATGATCCTGATGGAAGGATAAACAACTTGGCTGATGAGGTGGATAAACAGGCTCCTCTCTCAAGGCTCACTCTTTTCTCACCTTgcaaggtttgtttttttagtattctcATGCTTTGCTTGTGCTTGACTTTTATGATAATtggctttgttttgttttcttaatttatttatgtgcATTGTGGTATTGCTATTTGGTGTAGGTTAATGTTTTCTTGAGAATAACCAGTAAGAGAGAAGATGGGTATCATGATTTGGCTTCTCTATTTCATGTAAGTTTGTCCAAATTTAAGCAGTGTTTGCCTTTAGCCTTCTTTTTAGAGCTATGGACACCAGTGTATACAAGTTAATGGTAAAAAGGATCCATATtgatttggcttttttttattgctaactTTAGTTTTAGTTTGATATATCATTTGAatcttcaaaaattcataatttggcCCCTTTTGCTCCTTCAGGTGATTAGTCTAGGAGATGTGATCAAATTCTCTCTGTCGCCATCAAAAAGTATTGATCGATTATCAACCAATGTGTCTGGTGTGCCCCTTACTGAAGATAATTTGGTAAGGCATACTTAATagtgtttttgatgttttattgaTTTCTGATATGCTTGTGAACTTATTTTCTCATGATTTTCTTCATACAGATCATTAAAGCCCTTAATCTTTACAGGAAAAAGACCGGCACTGACAACTTCTTTTGGGTAAGAAGTGCTATTGGTTAGTGTTGAAGATCTGTTTCTTGATAAAACTTAGTAATTGAATAGCAATagtaaattttcttattttgaattttgttggaAGATTCATTTAGACAAAAATGTGCCCACTGGGGCAGGGCTTGGTGGTGGGAGCAGCAATGCTGCAACTGCCCTGTGGGCCGCAAATCAATTTAGTGGTTGTCTTGCTACTGAGAAGGAACTCCAAGAATGGTCAAGTGAGATTGGTTCAGATatccccttctttttttctcatggAGCAGCCTACTGTACTGGTCGTGGTGAGGTATGTATGAATTTTGCTTTGTCAAGCAAGTCAAAGACAATATTCCTTATTCCGCTTCATGTTTCTTTCATGCTCTCAATTGCAGACGTAGGGCAATAATTCAATTATGGACGTGATTGAGATTTCCCTCACTCTTTTGAGAGAGCTAAATTcctctttttatatattgctTTTGCTATGATTCATGAGTATGGTTGCAAACTCTCCCCTCCCTGGAGGACTGAGGGCTGGTTTGGTTTAGTCTGGAAGACCAGGGGAGGCATTTTTGCTGTTTAGGTGGCATTTTCTGATTGGTATCCTTTTGTTGTGATGTTATATCATGCATAGGTGTTATGGCAATAACATCTTTGAAGTTATGGCCCTAGTTAGGTACCAACTACCAACAAAACTAGTTTTAGGCTTCTGAGCGTCTCATGGAAGATTTTCTCCTACACAAGGCAGAATGATGGGGAAAAAATTCATGTGGCCAACCTCACCTATTGTGAAGTTAAAGCTTAGTTGAGGTGAGTATCATGCATACAGGATTACACAAATGTTTGGATTAGTAATAAAGATCTTGCCTGGAGGAAATTATTTCAAAGTCGGTTTGCCATTGGGGGAACTTGCTAGCCTTTTCCTGACAAAACAATATGAATCgcttaaaataatttctcttaGTTACAGTTAGAAGGATGTGCACACCCTTCTGCAGTTATATATGCATACTCCTAATGTGCTTGCACATCTAGAAATGCAATTCTTCTGTGTAGTTTCTGATCTTGCTGAAGTTTTGCTCTTGTTGTTCAGATTGTTCAAGATATTCCTTCACTAGTACCTTTGGATAAGCCAATGGTTCTCATAAAGCCCCCACAGGCATGTTCAACTGCAGAAGTTTACAaggtatttcagttttgatatTATGGATTAGAACACTGTCTGCACTTCTTTAACATCAGCTCATTTACTTGACAAGAGaagtctcttgatttttcagcGCTTTCAATTGGATAAAACCAGTCAAGCTGATCCTTTAACATTGCTAGAGAAGATCTCAAGGAATGGAATATCTCAAGATGTTTGTATCAATGATTTAGGTATGAATCTACAGAGATACATGAGTTTGCTTTCTTTTCCTCCTTTtcaaaataccttttttttcttctgttcttTCTATGGTTTCCTGCTTTCAGATTAGTTAATCCTGCGAAAACCTTTGGTTGTTTTTGATTTCTGGATAACCAATTTGGTTTTTGTTCTTAgcctaataaattatttatgaagtAACTGGAAAACACAAGTTTTGTTGTAGAATATATGAAACACACTATCACAGCTGCACGTTGCTGTCCCATGCATCATGCATAATGCATCAAAAAGATCTTTCTGGTAGATCCCAATTTATTGGATATGACACAAGCTGGTTCTAATTGGCATAGTATCATAATCTATTGATGAAAGTATTGTAAAATCAGTTGGGATTGGTGAATTATGAATGACAGCAGGGTGGGTTGGGGATGGATGTCTCCTCCCTGATGAGGCATTGCTGCAAGAAAATCTTCCCCTATTCCTGCCCTGCCTCGCAAGTCAGGGAAAAGATTTCACTTCCATCACTTCTGTGCCTATGAGATAGAACTCCTTACCTGTCTCCCCacccaacacacacacactagaaAGACAGACAAACATCTCCTTAAGCCGATTCTCAAATTAAAACTGAAGCATATATTCATTAAAGCTTGAAATCCCACTCCATACTGTAAAAAACCTCCAATTTTCTCAATCAAATGCTTTCAAGGTCAAAGCAATAACACTCTCTCCAGTTCAATATGGAGAAGAAGCACTGGGGCCTAATCTGGATCACTGCCTCTCTCTTTGTGCcgccaccatcaccaccactcTTTGCCTGTCCTATGTGCAAAGTCTTGACCAGCAGCTCTTGAGATTAAATATTGATTGCTGATGGTAAGCACTCATGGCACTTTTCCTACCATACTGACAATGCTCCTCAAGGTAAAAGTGTGACACAGATTGAAACATGCTATTTATGAATGGGATAAGAATAAGGTAAATTGCAGAACAAAAGACAGAAATAATGGTTGATGCTTTCATGCATGCACAATTGGGTTGGGTTGGGTGGCCCTAAATCTACCCCTAACGCGTGCTTGTCTCAGGTTCTCACAGCAATAACAAAACCCATCCTTTCACCCATTTAACCACTCTTTTTTGGGACATATAGAGTGGTGTTTCAGGTTAGAGACTCCCTTGTCATTCGTAGTCACAACTCCCTCTAGGCTCATGGCAGTTCTTGGATAGCTTGGGTGCCTTCCTGGTCCAATCATACATTTTGTTTTCTGCTTGCTTTATGGTGAaagaatattcatttttttatatattcttggatGAGTTCTTTTGTAGAGCCCCCTGCTTTTGAACTTCTCCCCTCTCTCAAAAGATTGAAACAGCGTATAGCTGCAGCTGGCCGTGGACAATATGATGCTGTTTTTATGTCTGGGAGGTATGATGCTGGATTGCTATTGGAATCTTCATATTGAATCCACGTTTATCATAAGTCAGCAAAATGGTTATATTTGATAGTATAACATTTCCAATGAATCTTAATGAGATTTGGACTTCTGCAGTTGAGTGCATGAGATACTGTATTCCGTGGTTTTGATAAGTGACAGAGTCTTTAACTTGTCATTATAAGTTTCTTAGCTCATAATTGTGTGTGTAAACACCCCATGTTCATAACAATAGTAAGCATTCAAATCCTTTCtacaaattgaataattttcgGCAAGTTCTGTTATCTTTATGGTCCTTAAAGGCACACTTACTATAGAGCAGatataaaatcaattcaaaactaTTTATCCACTAGGCATCTCTCATATCTAATGCAGCCCAACTGGAGTATGCTAGAATGCCTTTTCTCcttgagtgagagagagagagagagggcggTTGAAATTgctattttaaaagaatattgttgttaaaaagagagaagaaaatgctGAATTTCTGTTTGGAGCATGGGTGACCTTTTGTAACCTTGTTTATATCTTCTTGGtgcctttttctctttcttttaactTCTCTAGTTACTGCCACTATCCATTAagaattcatctataatttcgAAAAATACCATCCTCTCTTGACTCCTGACCCTTAAACCTTAATCTTCCAGTAACGGCTCAAATTCCATGATATAATTGccttaaattttcatttatgcAGCCCATTTAGCAACACTAAAGCCTTTGAAGCTCATTTCTGAACATGCTTATCATCAAATGCATAGACCCTTTCTAACCAATGTTGAAGTTAGGATGGAATGAGGTCTTTTTGGTTGCAGAAGTGTCTTGTAAGTTGAAACTGTCAGATTCATTTCTCCTGCACCAGTAAGGTGGTGCGaatccttgatatttttttatttcttcatgtattttgaattttaagttcTATGGATATTTTGTCAAAGTCTTATTTTGTTGTGTTTGCTGGGTTCTCTCTGTGTTTGCTGGGTTCTATGCATTCAAAGTTTTACAAAATGAGCTTATTTACCGCATGCATCTCATAATAAGTGAGTAGTTGTAGTTGATAACATGATATACGGTGCGAGGAGAGTTGGAATAAAGCAAACAGTTTGCATGAAGTATGTAAATAATCAGTTGTagcttttaaattttgtttgcatAGTTATATGTTTTAATCCTGACGTGCCAAAGAAGAGTTGAAgccatgtttttaattttagaacatTGATGATAGCTGCTAAAATTTACATAAAAGTTGATCCATTTTGccataatcttatttttattttcccataTACTTCATGCAGTGGAAGCACAATAGTTGGGATTGGCTCGCCAGATCCTCCACAATTCATATATGACGAGGACGAGTACCAGGATGTTTTCGTGTCAGGTAAAGCTCTAGTAGTTCTACCCTGTAGCTTACTATTTCATTTGTGACTGCCTAACTAGAGTTCCCGAGGACTTGAAAGAGCAAATCCCCAATACTTTTGAAGTTGGTACGCATTTGCTTAGAGATGCATGACCcgactgtttgtttttttgaaaaaaattgaattttttttattaaattaatatttttggtgttttcagattattttgatgtgctgatattaaaaattattttaaaaaaattaaaaaatattattttgagtattttcgagtgaaaaatattttgaaaaacaatcgttactatactaaaaaaaaaaatagctggGATTAAGGTTTATATAATTAGAGGCAAGCCAAAAAAAAAGCTTCTGCGGGCGACTTTTAGGACACGTTTGGGGGGGGCCTAGTCGATGAAAGAATAAatctcctcttttctttctcataatTTGTGAATTCAACTCTGATTGCAGAGGCCAATTTCATTAATCGTGAAGCAAATCAATGGTATCAACAACCTGGTTCAAGTTCAACAATATGTGACTCTCCACCCGAATTTACCCGCGCTATCGAGTGAATAATTATTCTCTTGTTGTATAAAAACAATGATCACATCTGTATAATTATATCACTCATTGAGGTGCAACGAACACTAGCAAATGCAATTACCCTTGTGAAGCTAATGGAAAGTTGGGAGTAAAGAAATCTTTGGACAGTCGAAGCTGGGATGGGAGGGAGGGTGCCATCAGGATAAATGAATATTCTTCAATGAGCATTATGCTCAAGTGAGTGGAAACCATTTGTCATCACCTCGCCAATTATGATAACAAGTTAAATGTAAGGGAAGGGGGGGAGAAGAGATCAAAAGCAAAGTACCTTTGAGAAACTAGAATGATATTCACCAACAATCAACACAGGGAACCAACACCAACATCAAATTCA
This region of Populus trichocarpa isolate Nisqually-1 chromosome 9, P.trichocarpa_v4.1, whole genome shotgun sequence genomic DNA includes:
- the LOC7489301 gene encoding 4-diphosphocytidyl-2-C-methyl-D-erythritol kinase, chloroplastic/chromoplastic, whose protein sequence is MASSHLLCNTFHFQSSCNLSSKSNISSFKPRGPFSFCQQLQFPKTPVVKATGKKVELVYDPDGRINNLADEVDKQAPLSRLTLFSPCKVNVFLRITSKREDGYHDLASLFHVISLGDVIKFSLSPSKSIDRLSTNVSGVPLTEDNLIIKALNLYRKKTGTDNFFWIHLDKNVPTGAGLGGGSSNAATALWAANQFSGCLATEKELQEWSSEIGSDIPFFFSHGAAYCTGRGEIVQDIPSLVPLDKPMVLIKPPQACSTAEVYKRFQLDKTSQADPLTLLEKISRNGISQDVCINDLEPPAFELLPSLKRLKQRIAAAGRGQYDAVFMSGSGSTIVGIGSPDPPQFIYDEDEYQDVFVSEANFINREANQWYQQPGSSSTICDSPPEFTRAIE